AGCTAGGAACTCATAACTATGGCAAAGGATTCTGAGGAAGGCCTTCGTCAAAAGCAgggcaaggaagaaaaacaggtttTACACCACTATTCTGTCAGGACCACAagcaagatttaaaaataacaataaaaatttTGGAAGCActaaaaattacatttcagtgCATATCAATTATTAACACTGACACGGGTTTTTCCAGCGTGATGAGTTAATGCCTTGGACGGACTGCTCCATTTCTTTAAAGTTATTCATAAAATTTCACAAAGCATATTAAACATTCCAAGAAAAGTACACCGTCTCTATGCTCAGgcttccaaaaaaaaataagggttATTTTACAGGAGAGGGAGGAAACGCAGCATTACCACCACCTAGGCTGTACGCTTACACTTTATGTTATACCAAAGACTTGCAAATCCAAATAAGACTCTGATCAAAGAGTACTCATAACTTAATTTGATGCATACAGAAATGTCTCGTACAAATTACAACCTTTCTAATTTCGTTGTGACAGTCTACAGTAAAGCAAATTTTATctacatgtattttaaataacatcaccataaaaataaaaggtttatcaaatgaaaacatgtttCAGTTAGACCATGCTTTTCTAAAATCATGCTCAATTTATACAGTAGTCAAGTTCATactctttttttaaatgtttttttttttttttctttttcttttttttttttttaaacaaagactgaaaagcACAGATTGTAAACTCCTTGGTGAGGCTGTAGTTTATTCTGGCTCTTTTTTGATTGTTAGCACTTTTTCCAGAAGTCCATGCACTTCTCCATTCACACCATGTTGATGAGATGTCTTATTTCCCACATGGCTGTTGTAAGGGCTTCTTAAGTTACTAAAAGGAGTTTTAAGCTCTCCGTCAGATGTTAACTCCTCTTTGATTGTGACGCGAGTTGAACTATCAGTAAACGATGGTTCATTCCAAATTTCTTTGTCGTGTGCTTCTTGGCTACTAACAGAGTTGCCGCCTTTCTGTAACATGTAGTACAAGATTGGATTGGTTTTGGTCAGTCTCGGAGAGTCTTTTTCATAATCGTTCTTGTCCATACCTGTGATCACCCATCTAATGGGACCTTTCTCACTGGGCATGGGGCACATGCTAAACTGGTCAGGTTCGAGTCTCCCCAAATGTTCAGGGAAGGGGGAACTGGCAGGACTTTTTACTGGATACTGAAATGTTCTGTGATCTACACAATTGCTCTGTTGCACAGGACTTCCCATTAATGCATTtactgaagaaatgctgaattcGGGTTTATTAATTGTtgcattgcttttgtttccttttttcttgcccTCAGTTAGTAAGTTATTCCTATGTTGCGACAGGTCTCTCTCACAGTTTTCTGAGAGAAGCAGCTGTTTCAACACGTTAAAGCCTTTACTATCTCTAGACCAACTCCTATTATCGCTTTCATTATTTGAACCATGACTTACAGCATATTTAAATTCTGAATCACTTCTGCCAAATTTCAGTTCTTGCTGGTTTAGCAAAGGCCCATACAGTGCCTCTGTAGGAGAAACGTGATTGTTTGCAGCATGAGACACAttagttttcatcttttttaacGGACTTTCCAAAGGCTCAGCATGAAGCTTCCTTTTCTTCGGTACTGTGCAAAGACTCTTTGTTTCCAGGTGTGCCGGCTCATTGTTTTGGTGAGTTCTGTCCAGCTCATCTGCAGGGTAACTATCCTGATTCTGTCTCAGCAATCTACTTAGGAGGCcatttttggaaaaagaaaaatcttgagGTGAAAGAGGCTCAGACTTCATCTCCTCAgatgctggagaagcagctgtgTTTCTCTGTAGCGAATGAACAAATCCTTGAAATTTGTTACCCTTGCACTCTCTTATTTGTTGTGCATTTGAATTATAAGGGACATTTGATTCTTCAGACggttcagtttttattttcaccGTCAATATTTGCTCATTCAAAGCCTTGTCTGTCTGTTCCTGAGAACTTTCATCTCTTAAAAGCaccctttctttctgttcatttttaccTTTATTGGGAGTTcccagaagcagctgaaggacaGTTCGCCTTTCAAGGAGATTTTCTATTTCCGAACCTGGAAGTCCTTGTTCAGTGGGTACAGACTGACAActtaatattttgttattttcttcatgtgtaCTTAATTTATTTGTAAGCAGAGGGCTGTTCAATCTATCAATCAAGCCTACAGGTTTATCTGCGTTCCCCACAAGCAGATGTTTGCCGGATCTTTGTTCTTCACTTGACATGGAAGTCTGCATACCACACTGAGCAAGATTCTGCAACAGCTTGCTGGCGCTGAAAGCCGAAGAGTTTTGTGGACTGTCATTTCTGCTCAGCTTAGCTCCttgaatttctttgctttttgaaaggTCTATCAAATGTTTAGATGCAGGATTCACCAGCCTGTCTGGCTGGATGCTGCAGGCATATGGTGGTGAGCTACGCTTGATGGCTAATGATGGGTGAGAGAGATTTATAGGAGAGTCTGCTTTTGCAGAAGCAAGCAAAGGCGGAGTGTTCAGTGGAGTCATTCGATTTGAATTGGGACTGTCAGTAACAGGAGTCCTTTTACCAGTTTGTACAGTGAATTTTGCCacatcagcagcactgtgtggtCCCTGAGGCTCATTACTTTTGTCTACCTTTTCTTCACTCTTATGCCCGAGTAACAGCTGAAGTAGTGTTACTTTTTGATGGGGGTTCAGCTTAGACGCTTTTGGAGTGTCTTTGTCTTCCTTGCTCTCTGGACAGGAAACTTTTGGATCCCAGCTATGAAGCAAGGACTGAGTCAGGTTATCCAGTGACGCTGGTGGACCTGTATCTGGTTTGTCTGTCCTCTGTTTAAAAGATAAGTCTATAGGAAGACAGTTAGAATGGGAGCTTTCGTCATCACTGCTGTCATCTGTAAAACTAGGATTGTTGTCTGAATACTCATCAATAGTTGTTGGTGTGCTACTCTCTTCAAAAATGCTGGCTCTCTCACTCTGTTCGTGGCCTTTTAATTGTTTGGTGGTATTCTGGCTTTTCAGGAGGTGTAAGAGCAAACTGTTGCTGGGAGAGGTTTTCACATTATTCCTTTCCAAGGTACTTTTGAATCCAACATTTTTGGGTGGTGAATGTGTGATTCCCACCGAACTCTGAAACGGTGCCATATTGCTTTTGCTAGATACCATTTTGGTTGATGATCCTGCTTGACCGTTGAGATGGCTTGTCATTCCTTTTGCTAAACTGAACTGGCCAATATCTTTTTGAGCACTTTCTTGTAATCTGGCCATAGCTGCAAGTCTCTCACTTGCTATTTGATTTgcattttgtgcttttaaagCATGTTCCCTGGAGTACTGCTGCAAGTGAGCTTCACTTGAAAGGAGTAAAGCTAGTTGGCTGCATGCTACGCTGGGCTTCGGTGAAGCAGCAGGACTAGATCGTTTCTCTACCATGCTTGCCACAGCTTGTAATCTTGCAGCACATGACAGCGGTTCATTTATTACTTTAGGTCCGCTCTGCACTGCATGAGGAGATTCTATAAACCTCTCTTTGGGCAGGTTCTTTGTTATATCAGGCAGGCTGTTGTCCAACTTCTGatcctttgctttgctcttcttcAATAGAGTCTTCAGGTGACTGGATGCAACACCATAGCACCGTAAATCTTTCTCCACCTGTAAAGAATCATGGCTAAGGGAATAGCCTTGCTCCTTAAGGCTCTGTCTAATCTGCTGTGACAGAGCAACACTCTGAAGCCTAGAGCTGAATGACTGAAGCAAAGAGGCAAGTAATGTGCTATCCTGTTTGCCTTTAGGCACATTTTCAACCATGCCAGCTAACAAAGCTTCCTTTTTTCCATCTAAATCCACAATGGAATCAGACAACCGCCTTCTCTTTGCTGCATTCCAATCTTCAGAAGACTGCAACAGCCTTGCTTTTTTGAGGTGCAACATGCCAGATCCCTGATATGTACTTGTGTTAAGAACTGGACCATTACTTTGACAGCTGGGAAATATATTTCCAGAAATATTAAAGTTTTGATCCTCTCCACTATGCCCAGCAGACTTTTTGTCAACTGTAGTACCTGAGCCTCCTGCTGCTTGATGCATTAGTAATCCCTCTAGGTAAGTTAGAACAGCAGAATCCTGGTGCATCTCAGAGCCAAGCTCTTCTCCATGAGTCATGTTCAATAAAAGTATCCAAAAGGGCTCTGTTTCTATTCACTTCAAAGACCAGTTTGCTGCAGCTGAATTGAGATGCAGAGTTAATAAATAATAGATAGATGTCTATAGCGTGTTCTCACAAACTTTCAGAAGCAACACAGTCACATTCCAGGCAGGTTTCTTCCAGTGTATCTTGATTGATAAACCAGATTTCCAATCATGTCCCTGTGttgaaatacagaatatttaCGATGGATGTCGAGGAAGAGCACTCAAAACACACTTCTAAGGCAGTAAAATTCCATTACgtatttgctttcttcagttttctccagGAAGCTAGTTtggttttcatctttttccatcTCCATCAAGAACATAGAATAcctaagtggaaaaaaaacaaaacaaaacaacaaaaaacagcggtcaagaaaaataatttaggtaagatttaaataaactgcataagagatttttttccccccacataCAGTTCTAGAGAGATCCAAGATGTACAAGCGTTAATCACACTCTAGAAGAAATTAATGATTGAGTAATGCAGTGAGTCTATAGCACCTAATCTCAAGAACTTTGTGAAAATCATTCTGAGACAGAAAGCATTATGTAAAATCTATGCTAAAGTGAACTATCCTAAGAGTAGCTACTAGAAGTGATCATTGAGTCTCTCTGCTCTAAAACTCCAACTAAGAACTAGTaaccattaaagaaaaatctaaatATTGCTCAGAAAAATTTACTCTGGATTCTACCTCACAGTTCCATCATATTTTTATGTTAGCATGTGAACACACAAGGCATGAACAGCATCACTATGACAGAaaattaatggagaaaaaaaaaaatgcatctaaaAGTCAACGTTCAGGTTCATGTTGAATTTGTCAAATACCTGAATAAGCAGCAACACATACGAGCATATTTATGTTCTTCCAACTACCATAATTAGAAGAGTCAGGGAATaggagtggaaaaaaaggcaattatTAACACATTCCTGCTAGATCTTCACTGAAAGATATTTACTTGTACAATCTTTCCACGTATTCAATGTAAACTGGTGAAAAAGCAGGCCCTTCTTTGAAGCCTTTATGTTTTTGAAGTCATTCTTGTTGATCAACTCTACTCAGTACTTACTTGGATAAGGCAGTATGCTGTAACGTGtagttttaaaaaacacaacagcttttACGCTAGATGTATCTCTTAGTTTTACAATGGTCAATGACAGCATGAACAGTTCACACAGTTCAGTACTGAGATCATTATACCACACACGCCTACATCTTTTCTCTTGCAGTACTACATAGGCATAAATACTCAATATGAACACAGAGCTAAGTGCCTTTCAACATACCTAGCTCTGcaattttctttcacagactaAAAGCATACTTAAATCTGTAAACACAAGTTTTCAGAAGGATATACAAAGGTGAAAGCCGTGCATCCTGAAAGTGAACGAATGCTTTATGATTGATTTCtcagagactttttttttttctttttttcttttaaattcaaaagCTACAGGCAACTACAAGTTAGAAAAATATCAGATATGAAATAAGTTTAGAATCAGAACAACAGCTACACAACCCCAATGCTAACACCTTATATACATTCCCATAAGAAGACATTCTTACTAGACTTCAAGTCATTTAGGAAAGTTCCACAAACTATTCAAAACAAGCAagtaaacagacaaaaaaacgCAGAGAACTAAAACACCAGCAACACAGTGTACTGTAAATGAGTATACCCGTGTAACTAAACAATGAATTGAAAGTTGTCAGCTCATACTTGGGAGTCAGTATTTCTCTCACAAATTACCTATGATCTCACTGTTCCTCCAAAATCCCGTGTGTCACTGCATCGACTTTTGCAAAGGTTCAATCCCAAATGGTTTAAATATAACAGACAGCAAGTCCTCGAAAAAAAATATAGTTCATATGTGATGCTTCTTATGCATACGTCAAGCATCCAGCAAGTGCAATGTCTATACAGATAAGCttattttctcaaatatttGGAAATACACTTTTATCCAGAAAATGAAGTTCTCCAGCTtccaaaaataaacagtttatcTGCATGtacattttcacatttcaaaagaCAATTAAGCTCACAGCACACTGTTCTTAAACAGGAGTAATTAGCACTTGATACCCTGCTTTGTGCTTAAGAacataaaattgcatttttttcactATCACACATTGTAAGGTCATCTTTAAGCTAAAGCCCCAAGCCAATGTGTCCTGTGTTATAAGCTGGTATTCGGCAAGATATTACTATTCATAGCtacaagtaattaaaaaaaataaaatgaacttttaaaaaGGCAATGCATTTATGTCAGTTCCTCTGGTACTCAAAAAGACTGTTGCA
The sequence above is a segment of the Excalfactoria chinensis isolate bCotChi1 chromosome 1, bCotChi1.hap2, whole genome shotgun sequence genome. Coding sequences within it:
- the NRIP1 gene encoding nuclear receptor-interacting protein 1, with translation MTHGEELGSEMHQDSAVLTYLEGLLMHQAAGGSGTTVDKKSAGHSGEDQNFNISGNIFPSCQSNGPVLNTSTYQGSGMLHLKKARLLQSSEDWNAAKRRRLSDSIVDLDGKKEALLAGMVENVPKGKQDSTLLASLLQSFSSRLQSVALSQQIRQSLKEQGYSLSHDSLQVEKDLRCYGVASSHLKTLLKKSKAKDQKLDNSLPDITKNLPKERFIESPHAVQSGPKVINEPLSCAARLQAVASMVEKRSSPAASPKPSVACSQLALLLSSEAHLQQYSREHALKAQNANQIASERLAAMARLQESAQKDIGQFSLAKGMTSHLNGQAGSSTKMVSSKSNMAPFQSSVGITHSPPKNVGFKSTLERNNVKTSPSNSLLLHLLKSQNTTKQLKGHEQSERASIFEESSTPTTIDEYSDNNPSFTDDSSDDESSHSNCLPIDLSFKQRTDKPDTGPPASLDNLTQSLLHSWDPKVSCPESKEDKDTPKASKLNPHQKVTLLQLLLGHKSEEKVDKSNEPQGPHSAADVAKFTVQTGKRTPVTDSPNSNRMTPLNTPPLLASAKADSPINLSHPSLAIKRSSPPYACSIQPDRLVNPASKHLIDLSKSKEIQGAKLSRNDSPQNSSAFSASKLLQNLAQCGMQTSMSSEEQRSGKHLLVGNADKPVGLIDRLNSPLLTNKLSTHEENNKILSCQSVPTEQGLPGSEIENLLERRTVLQLLLGTPNKGKNEQKERVLLRDESSQEQTDKALNEQILTVKIKTEPSEESNVPYNSNAQQIRECKGNKFQGFVHSLQRNTAASPASEEMKSEPLSPQDFSFSKNGLLSRLLRQNQDSYPADELDRTHQNNEPAHLETKSLCTVPKKRKLHAEPLESPLKKMKTNVSHAANNHVSPTEALYGPLLNQQELKFGRSDSEFKYAVSHGSNNESDNRSWSRDSKGFNVLKQLLLSENCERDLSQHRNNLLTEGKKKGNKSNATINKPEFSISSVNALMGSPVQQSNCVDHRTFQYPVKSPASSPFPEHLGRLEPDQFSMCPMPSEKGPIRWVITGMDKNDYEKDSPRLTKTNPILYYMLQKGGNSVSSQEAHDKEIWNEPSFTDSSTRVTIKEELTSDGELKTPFSNLRSPYNSHVGNKTSHQHGVNGEVHGLLEKVLTIKKEPE